From Osmerus eperlanus chromosome 28, fOsmEpe2.1, whole genome shotgun sequence, the proteins below share one genomic window:
- the cdc14b gene encoding dual specificity protein phosphatase CDC14B isoform X10 yields the protein MHKARMKRKSERRRLESRKKRCAAKSLEAEPKSDIYITITGQLYFAILPQKTRSTCERHCFCIDDELSYENFYADFGPLNLAMFYRFCCKLTKKLKSFSLAKKKIVFYTCGDQKKQANAAYLIGSYAVMHLQMSPEETYGLLVSRYSTYLPFRDASFGTCLYNLNILDCLRAIHKALQFGWLDFSKFDVEEYEHYERAENGDFNWIIPGKFLAFSGPHPKSKMENGYPLHAPEAYFPYFRKHNVTTIVRLNKKMYEAKRFAAAGFQHHDLFFVDGSTPTDAIVRRFLNICENAEGVIAVHCKAGLGRTGTLIGCYMMKHYRVSAAEAIAWIRICRPGSVIGPQQNFVEEQQSSLWVEGDVFREKVLGERENGRTAVTQILSGVDDITITGSNKNWSPQREEDLYNEEDERNSLTQGDKLRALKSKRQARASTGSLS from the exons ATGCATAAAGCGAGGATGAAGCGCAAAAGCGAGAGGAGGCGGCTCGAGTCACGGAAAAAACGCTGTGCAGCTAAGAGCTTAGAGGCGGAGCCAAAGTCCGATATTTACATAACTATAACAG GTCAACTCTATTTTGCCATCCTGCCCCAGAAGACCAGAAGTACTTGCGAAAGGCACTGCTTCTGCATAGACGATGAGCTGTCCTACGAGAA CTTCTACGCGGACTTCGGACCTCTCAACCTGGCCATGTTTTATCGCTTCTGTTGCAAGCTGACAAAGAAGCTGAAG TCCTTCTCCCTGGCCAAGAAGAAGATCGTCTTCTACACCTGCGGAGACCAGAAGAAGCAAGCTAACGCGGCCTATCTCATCGGCTCGTACGCG GTGATGCACCTCCAGATGAGCCCAGAAGAGACCTACGGGCTGCTGGTGTCCAGGTACTCCACTTACCTTCCCTTCAG AGATGCCTCTTTCGGCACCTGCCTGTACAACCTTAACATCCTGGACTGCCTCCGAGCCATTCACAAG GCGTTGCAGTTCGGCTGGCTGGACTTCTCCAAGTTTGACGTGGAGGAGTACGAGCACTACGAG AGAGCGGAGAACGGAGACTTCAACTGGATCATCCCCGGGAAGTTCCTGGCCTTCAGTGGCCCTCACCCCAAAAGCAAGATGGAGAATG gctaCCCCCTCCATGCTCCTGAGGCTTACTTCCCCTACTTCAGGAAGCACAACGTCACGACTATCGTCCGGCTCAACAAGAAGATGTATGAAGCCAAGCGCTTCGCGGCCGCGGGCTTCCAGCACCACGACCTGTTCTTCGTGGACGGCAGCACGCCCACCGACGCCATCGTCCGCCGCTTCCTGAACATCTGCGAGAACGCAGAGGGAGTCATCGCAGTCCACTGCAAAG CTGGTCTGGGCAGAACGGggactctgattggctgctacATGATGAAGCACTACCGTGTGAGTGCGGCCGAGGCGATCGCCTGGATACGGATCTGCCGCCCTGGCTCTGTCATCGGGCCGCAGCAGAACTTTGTGGAGGA GCAGCAGAGCAGCTTGTGGGTGGAAGGAGACGTGTTCCGGGAGAAGGTGCTGGGCGAGCGAGAGAACGGCAGGACGGCGGTCACACAGATCCTGTCGGGGGTTGATGACATCACCATCACCGGGAGCAACAAGAACTGGTCgccccagagagaggaggacttg TACaacgaggaggacgagaggaacAGTCTCACGCAGGGGGACAAGCTGCGGGCGCTGAAGAGCAAGAGGCAGGCTAGGGCCTCCACGGGATCCCTGTC GTAG
- the prxl2c gene encoding LOW QUALITY PROTEIN: peroxiredoxin-like 2C (The sequence of the model RefSeq protein was modified relative to this genomic sequence to represent the inferred CDS: inserted 2 bases in 1 codon) — protein sequence MKERTRRQATEAPITQQITTDHRERTRPCVIIRLEEIEDCLIYNRHGVSFHFKELYQERKAIIVFVRNFLCYTCKEYVDDLSRIPRDVLKEAGVRLVVIGQSAHRHIESFCSLTGYPYEIYVDPERCIYNKLGMQRGETFMESAPPSPHVKSSMLVGHMRSVWRAVVSPAFDFQGDPLQQGGXLIAGPGSEVHFAHLDMNRLDHMPITWMLQQAGVQETLDLSDKPRILHV from the exons ATGAAGGAACGG ACAAGGCGACAGGCGACAGAAGCACCAATAACCCAACAAATTACAACTGATCACCGGGAGAGGACAAGACCGTGTGTGATTATTCGTCTCGAGGAAATAGAGGACTGTTTAATATACAATCGACACGGGGTTTCTTTCCATTTCAAAGAATTATATCAAGAGAGAAAAGCAATCATTGTGTTTGTGCGG AACTTCCTGTGTTACACGTGCAAGGAATATGTCGACGACTTAAGCAGAATACCCCGAGACGTGTTGAAG GAAGCTGGCGTTAGACTTGTTGTGATCGGACAATCGGCCCATAGACACATAGAG TCATTCTGCTCTCTGACTGGATACCCCTATGAAATATATGTGGACCCTGAGAGATGCATTTATAACAAGCTTGGTATGCAGCGAGGAGAAACCTTTATGGAATCTG ccCCCCCGAGCCCTCATGTGAAGTCCAGTATGTTGGTGGGCCACATGAGGAGCGTGTGGAGAGCCGTGGTCAGCCCAGCCTTCGACTTCCAGGGTGACCCCCTCCAGCAGGGGGG CCTTATAGCCGGCCCAG GCTCTGAGGTCCACTTTGCCCATCTGGACATGAACCGTCTGGACCACATGCCCATCACCTGGATGCTGCAGCAGGCTGGAGTGCAGGAGACTCTGGACCTCAGTGACAAGCCCAGGATCCTCCATGTGTAG
- the cdc14b gene encoding dual specificity protein phosphatase CDC14B isoform X9 — translation MHKARMKRKSERRRLESRKKRCAAKSLEAEPKSDIYITITGQLYFAILPQKTRSTCERHCFCIDDELSYENFYADFGPLNLAMFYRFCCKLTKKLKSFSLAKKKIVFYTCGDQKKQANAAYLIGSYAVMHLQMSPEETYGLLVSRYSTYLPFRDASFGTCLYNLNILDCLRAIHKALQFGWLDFSKFDVEEYEHYERAENGDFNWIIPGKFLAFSGPHPKSKMENGYPLHAPEAYFPYFRKHNVTTIVRLNKKMYEAKRFAAAGFQHHDLFFVDGSTPTDAIVRRFLNICENAEGVIAVHCKAGLGRTGTLIGCYMMKHYRVSAAEAIAWIRICRPGSVIGPQQNFVEEQQSSLWVEGDVFREKVLGERENGRTAVTQILSGVDDITITGSNKNWSPQREEDLYNEEDERNSLTQGDKLRALKSKRQARASTGSLSQALVFCWSLVGWAWPECCLPLNR, via the exons ATGCATAAAGCGAGGATGAAGCGCAAAAGCGAGAGGAGGCGGCTCGAGTCACGGAAAAAACGCTGTGCAGCTAAGAGCTTAGAGGCGGAGCCAAAGTCCGATATTTACATAACTATAACAG GTCAACTCTATTTTGCCATCCTGCCCCAGAAGACCAGAAGTACTTGCGAAAGGCACTGCTTCTGCATAGACGATGAGCTGTCCTACGAGAA CTTCTACGCGGACTTCGGACCTCTCAACCTGGCCATGTTTTATCGCTTCTGTTGCAAGCTGACAAAGAAGCTGAAG TCCTTCTCCCTGGCCAAGAAGAAGATCGTCTTCTACACCTGCGGAGACCAGAAGAAGCAAGCTAACGCGGCCTATCTCATCGGCTCGTACGCG GTGATGCACCTCCAGATGAGCCCAGAAGAGACCTACGGGCTGCTGGTGTCCAGGTACTCCACTTACCTTCCCTTCAG AGATGCCTCTTTCGGCACCTGCCTGTACAACCTTAACATCCTGGACTGCCTCCGAGCCATTCACAAG GCGTTGCAGTTCGGCTGGCTGGACTTCTCCAAGTTTGACGTGGAGGAGTACGAGCACTACGAG AGAGCGGAGAACGGAGACTTCAACTGGATCATCCCCGGGAAGTTCCTGGCCTTCAGTGGCCCTCACCCCAAAAGCAAGATGGAGAATG gctaCCCCCTCCATGCTCCTGAGGCTTACTTCCCCTACTTCAGGAAGCACAACGTCACGACTATCGTCCGGCTCAACAAGAAGATGTATGAAGCCAAGCGCTTCGCGGCCGCGGGCTTCCAGCACCACGACCTGTTCTTCGTGGACGGCAGCACGCCCACCGACGCCATCGTCCGCCGCTTCCTGAACATCTGCGAGAACGCAGAGGGAGTCATCGCAGTCCACTGCAAAG CTGGTCTGGGCAGAACGGggactctgattggctgctacATGATGAAGCACTACCGTGTGAGTGCGGCCGAGGCGATCGCCTGGATACGGATCTGCCGCCCTGGCTCTGTCATCGGGCCGCAGCAGAACTTTGTGGAGGA GCAGCAGAGCAGCTTGTGGGTGGAAGGAGACGTGTTCCGGGAGAAGGTGCTGGGCGAGCGAGAGAACGGCAGGACGGCGGTCACACAGATCCTGTCGGGGGTTGATGACATCACCATCACCGGGAGCAACAAGAACTGGTCgccccagagagaggaggacttg TACaacgaggaggacgagaggaacAGTCTCACGCAGGGGGACAAGCTGCGGGCGCTGAAGAGCAAGAGGCAGGCTAGGGCCTCCACGGGATCCCTGTC CCAGGCGCTAGTGTTCTGCTGGAGCCTGGTGGGGTGGGCGTGGCCTGAATGCTGCCTGCCGCTCAACAGGTAG